Proteins encoded within one genomic window of Paramisgurnus dabryanus chromosome 13, PD_genome_1.1, whole genome shotgun sequence:
- the LOC135789284 gene encoding G-protein coupled receptor family C group 6 member A-like: MMSYLVLMNLFLMVSWLKEVTEATLTKPSFPESTAPGDIIIGGLFPIHEVVEDINMNVYSISPPQRSNCSRLYARGLTQPLVMIHAVEVANRSPMLRNLNITLGYRIQDTCSDVTTALWAVQDFTRSSSACDVATNSSLDAKPTMAIIGTSSSEISIAVARELNLLLIPQISYASTAIILSDKSRFPAFMRTVPSDEYQTRAMVKLLKDRKWNWVGIITTDGDYGRSAMESFVAQAAQEGICVAFKQILPDSLADKQKLNTSINKTVNTIVNNPKVKVVVSFAKSSQMKDLFKGLYGKVFDRRVWVASDNWSTATNILEEVNLTDIGDVLGFTFKSGNVTSFKQFLKDLQFEDEEIMHSLLKEFLKDPNVGNITVAVQKLLENTNPEIVFSIQLAVTVVAKAVAELCGKRQCKNATDIYPWQFLEQMKNITIEMEGVNYKFSTSGEINLGYDVLLWQKNELKTVKIAEYDIITASFTYIHQNLSAFENVISKCSNSCQPGEIKKTAEGQHTCCYECISCSENYYSNNTDMVQCYSCKTDEWSDPRSSKCNPKTYEYFEWNSGLAIVLLTLAALGVLFLFLISAIFIYQRNSPVVKAAGGPLCHLILVSLLGSFVSVVFFVGEPCNMTCKVRQVVFGLSFTLCVSCILVKSLKILLAFQMNLELREHPTSLYKPYVIICVCTGVQVIICTVWLTLHSPYKDKVPNPKVILIKCNEGSDVAFGVMLAYIILLALVCFSFAYKGRKLPQKYNEAKFITFGMLIYLMACVIFIPVHVTTSGKYLPAVEMVVILISNYGILSCHFLPKCYIIIFKKEHNTRDAFLKNVYEYSCRSAENIRGLSETKPVYIISNSQLVAADNEPHVSAQKEKQTVT, encoded by the exons ATGATGTCTTATTTGGTTTTGATGAATCTCTTTCTGATGGTCTCTTGGTTGAAGGAAGTGACTGAAGCCACTCTGACAAAACCTAGCTTTCCAGAATCCACGGCTCCAGGAGACATCATCATCGGAGGGCTTTTTCCCATCCATGAGGTGGTGGAGGATATCAACATGAACGTATACAGCATCTCACCACCCCAGCGTTCTAACTGCAGCAG ACTTTACGCAAGAGGTCTAACTCAGCCCTTAGTTATGATTCATGCTGTGGAAGTTGCCAACAGATCGCCTATGTTGAGAAATTTGAACATTACTCTTGGATACCGCATTCAAGACACATGTTCTGATGTTACCACTGCACTTTGGGCCGTCCAGGATTTTACACGGTCATCCTCAGCCTGTGATGTAGCGACAAACTCTTCTCTAGATGCCAAACCCACCATGGCTATAATTGGGACCTCTTCTTCTGAAATCTCCATTGCTGTTGCCAGGGAACTTAACCTTCTACTAATTCCACAG ATTAGTTACGCATCGACAGCCATCATTCTGAGCGACAAAAGTCGTTTTCCTGCTTTCATGAGGACTGTCCCCAGTGATGAGTACCAGACCAGGGCCATGGTCAAACTGTTGAAGGACAGGAAATGGAACTGGGTTGGAATTATTACTACAGACGGAGACTACGGGCGTTCTGCTATGGAAAGCTTTGTTGCCCAGGCCGCACAGGAGGGAATTTGCGTTGCTTTCAAGCAAATCCTACCCGACTCGCTTGCGGATAAACAAAAACTTAACACCTCGATCAACAAGACGGTGAACACCATTGTCAATAACCCTAAAGTTAAAGTGGTGGTCTCCTTTGCTAAATCTTCTCAAATGAAAGACTTATTCAAGGGTTTGTATGGTAAAGTTTTTGATAGGAGGGTGTGGGTGGCCAGCGATAATTGGTCGACTGCTACAAATATTCTTGAAGAAGTGAATCTCACAGATATCGGAGATGTACTTGGGTTTACCTTCAAGAGTGGAAATGTTACATCGTTCAAACAGTTTCTTAAGGATTTACAGTTTGAGGATGAAGAAATTATGCATTCACTTCTGAAAGAGTTTTTAAAAGATCCGAATGTAGGAAATATTACAGTGGCCGTACAGAAACTCCTAGAAAATACTAATCCGGAGATAGTTTTTAGCATTCAGCTGGCTGTCACTGTTGTTGCAAAAGCTGTGGCTGAACTATGTGGGAAACGCCAATGCAAGAATGCAACAGATATCTATCCCTGGCAG ttCCTTGAACAGATGAAAAACATCACCATTGAGATGGAGGGGGTGAATTACAAGTTCAGTACAAGCGGCGAGATTAATTTGGGATATGATGTCTTGTTGTGGCAAAAAAATGAATTGAAAACTGTTAAAATTGCTGAATACGATATAATCACTGCCAGTTTCACCTATATACACCAGAATCTAAGTGCTTTTGAG AATGTGATATCAAAATGCTCAAACAGCTGTCAGCCAGGGGAGATTAAGAAGACAGCCGAAGGTCAACACACTTGCTGTTACGAATGCATCAGTTGCTCAGAAAACTATTACTCCAACAACACAG ACATGGTCCAGTGCTACTCATGTAAAACAGACGAGTGGTCAGACCCTCGAAGCTCCAAGTGTAACCCCAAGACTTATGAGTACTTTGAGTGGAATAGTGGGTTAGCTATAGTGCTCTTAACCTTGGCTGCTTTGGGCGTCCTCTTCCTCTTCTTGATCTCTGCAATCTTCATCTATCAGAGGAACTCTCCTGTGGTAAAGGCAGCAGGTGGACCTCTCTGTCATCTGATTCTTGTTTCCCTTCTGGGAAGTTTCGTCAGCGTTGTCTTCTTTGTGGGTGAACCGTGCAACATGACGTGTAAGGTGAGGCAGGTGGTCTTCGGCCTGAGCTTCACGCTCTGTGTCTCATGCATTTTGGTCAAGTCTTTGAAGATCCTTCTGGCTTTTCAAATGAACTTGGAGTTAAGGGAGCATCCGACCAGTCTTTACAAGCCGTACGTGATCATCTGTGTCTGCACGGGGGTGCAGGTCATCATTTGCACCGTTTGGCTGACCTTGCACAGCCCTTATAAAGACAAGGTGCCTAACCCCAAAGTCATTCTGATAAAGTGTAACGAGGGCTCAGACGTGGCATTTGGGGTCATGCTGGCATACATCATTTTATTGGCACTAGTGTGTTTCAGTTTCGCTTACAAAGGCAGGAAACTTCCGCAGAAATACAACGAAGCAAAGTTCATTACGTTCGGTATGCTCATTTATCTCATGGCCTGTGTTATTTTTATACCTGTGCACGTTACCACAAGTGGCAAATACTTACCAGCTGTGGAGATGGTGGTTATTCTTATATCCAACTATGGAATATTGAGCTGCCACTTCTTGCCGAAATGTTACataatcatttttaaaaaagagcaCAATACCAGAGATGCTTTTCTGAAAAATGTATACGAATATTCCTGCAGAAGTGCTGAAAACATCAGGGGTTTAAGTGAAACTAAGCCAGTCTATATCATATCCAATTCTCAACTTGTAGCTGCTGACAATGAACCTCATGTTTCTgcacaaaaagaaaaacaaacagtgacttaa
- the sphk2 gene encoding sphingosine kinase 2 yields MRSPGSESLSVTEEALLHGQFGGWSTGGGSSSGSSSSSCPNSPGGVSVPSSPVSTSYALTLTPAHIHIQRLSPRTGKQSRLLLPLAELTGCSCPRLPAPPLLVLYWYPPGRRRKGVSRHRQVRAYLAESRAEAETWNAAIQCLLRGMHVSSTTEFSKSMLPRPRRLLLLVNPFSGRGQAMQWCQTHILPMIREANISYNLIQTERQNHARELIREISLLEWDGIIIVSGDGLLHEVINGLLERPDWEQAIKTPVGILPCGSGNALAGSINHYAGYDMCLREPLLLNCCFLLCRGGVRPMDLVSVTTSPCAASSTSHQNGHPPAPRRLFSFLSVAWGFVSDVDIESERYRGLGSARFTLGTLVRLASLRSYKGRLSYLPPGTVNPCQDSTPQPPRRPLSRSITEGLEGYCRTPIHRTCSDMGLSEERSLRKGDGERERERERQERERERERRRERARGVGIVRASSLAEDREREIEAEEKMEETSGTSSESNEREDCDNIATNNGNGRDEEDTGKLDEIDRQGVLSARELSDSDELDEGKEVSVCEGSYPTTPTDLHPKLRKNSAPASQNTNAFFSQPISADAEQDFEVAAYGKEDEDLNGTYFQREAYTLDKSRERALTISSSPFRQSPFKSLKSKIVDQNQNTSRPRPLSLLPQSNSNSLPPKFPSLSMSLSPTPPSSPSCASPRSSYLAPRPNTPSSSSSSPSFHSPSPSFNFDLAEPAGPLKNRPHMTSSINLPEDDLLPPLDQPLPTRDWVTIEGDFVLVLAIYQSHLGADLFAAPQARFDDGLIHLTFVRAGISRATLLRLFLAMERGAHLSVSSPYVSHVSARAFRLQPLSSRGTLTVDGELVPYGPLQAQVHPSMARLIVGDSGVKITRF; encoded by the exons ATGCGCTCCCCAGGATCAGAGAGCCTGTCCGTTACCGAGGAGGCGCTGCTACATGGCCAGTTTGGTGGATGGAGCACTGGAGGGGGAAGTAGCAGTGGAAGTAGCAGTAGCAGCTGCCCCAATAGCCCTGGAGGTGTGTCTGTACCATCCAGCCCTGTGTCTACCAGCTACGCCCTGACCCTTACACCAGCTCACATCCACATCCAGCGGTTGTCTCCACGCACAGGGAAACAATCCAGGCTACTGTTGCCGCTGGCAGAGCTGACTGGTTGCAGCTGTCCACGGTTACCAGCCCCACCATTGCTTGTGCTTTACTGGTACCCTCCAGGTCGACGCAGAAAGGGTGTGTCCAGACACAGACAGGTGAGGGCTTATTTGGCGGAGAGCAGAGCTGAGGCGGAAACATGGAATGCTGCTATACAATGCCTGCTGAGGGGAATGCATGTCAGCTCCACTACAG AATTCAGCAAAAGCATGTTGCCTCGTCCCCGTCGACTGTTGCTGCTGGTCAATCCATTCAGTGGACGGGGTCAGGCAATGCAGTGGTGTCAAACGCACATACTTCCAATGATAAGAGAAGCCAACATCAGCTACAACCTCATACAGACAG AGCGTCAGAATCACGCACGTGAACTGATCAGAGAGATCTCATTACTGGAATGGGATGGAATCATCATTGTATCTGGCGATGGACTTTTGCATGAG GTGATAAATGGTCTCTTGGAAAGGCCAGACTGGGAACAAGCAATAAAAACCCCTGTAGGAATTCTGCCTTGTGGCTCTGGGAATGCCCTTGCTGGTTCTATCAACCACTATGCAGG ATATGACATGTGCCTTCGGGAGCCTCTCTTGCTCAACTGCTGTTTCCTGCTTTGCCGGGGTGGTGTTCGACCAATGGACCTGGTGTCTGTTACAACAAGCCCATGTGCTGCTTCATCTACATCCCATCAGAACGGGCACCCACCTGCTCCAAGAAGACTTTTCTCTTTCCTGTCTGTGGCGTGGGGTTTCGTGTCCGACGTGGACATAGAGAGCGAACGCTACAGAGGACTGGGCTCTGCACGGTTTACACTGGGAACTCTGGTGAGGTTGGCCTCGTTGCGCTCTTACAAGGGTCGTCTTTCATATCTGCCACCTGGTACGGTGAACCCGTGCCAAGATTCTACGCCCCAGCCTCCACGCAGACCTCTCTCTAGAAGTATTACAGAGGGTTTGGAAGGATATTGTCGCACGCCCATCCATCGGACTTGCTCTGACATGGGCCTGAGTGAGGAAAGAAGCCTTCGTAAGGGAGATGGggagagagagcgagaaagGGAGAGGCAGGAGAGAgagcgtgagagagagagaaggagagaaAGGGCAAGGGGCGTGGGAATAGTAAGAGCCTCCAGTCTAGCAGAGGATAGAGAGAGGGAAATCGAAGCAGAAGAGAAGATGGAGGAAACATCAGGGACCAGCTCGGAATCAAACGAAAGGGAAGACTGCGATAACATAGCCACAAATAATGGAAATGGAAGGGATGAAGAGGATACGGGGAAACTTGATGAGATAGACAGACAAGGAGTGCTGAGCGCGAGAGAGTTGAGTGACAGCGATGAGCTCGATGAAGGAAAGGAGGTAAGCGTTTGTGAAGGAAGTTATCCAACCACACCAACTGACCTGCATCCAAAACTACGCAAGAACTCCGCCCCCGCTAGCCAGAACACGAATGCCTTCTTTAGCCAGCCAATCAGCGCAGACGCTGAGCAGGACTTTGAGGTGGCAGCCTATGGGAAGGAGGATGAAGATTTAAATGGAACCTACTTTCAGAGAGAGGCGTACACACTGGACAAATCTCGAGAGCGAGCCCTTACCATATCTTCCTCTCCATTCCGTCAGTCTCCTTTTAAATCATTGAAATCCAAAATTGTGGACCAGAACCAGAACACCTCACGACCACGCCCCCTCTCCCTCCTCCCCCAATCAAATTCGAACTCTCTCCCTCCAAAATTTCCATCCCTCTCCATGTCCCTTTCCCCAACCCCTCCTTCATCCCCATCTTGTGCTTCTCCCCGTTCTTCCTATCTTGCCCCACGTCCCAACACTCCAAGTTCATCTTCTTCATCACCGTCCTTTCATTCACCATCGCCTTCTTTCAACTTTGACCTTGCCGAGCCAGCAGGACCACTGAAGAACCGCCCTCACATGACATCCTCCATCAACCTGCCTGAGGATGATCTGCTACCTCCTCTGGACCAGCCTCTGCCTACAAGAGACTGGGTCACCATCGAGGGCGATTTCGTTCTAGTGCTTGCGATCTACCAGTCTCACCTGGGAGCAGATCTTTTCGCTGCCCCCCAGGCTCGATTTGATGACGGTTTGATCCATCTGACATTTGTACGGGCTGGTATTTCCCGTGCAACACTGCTCAGACTGTTCCTAGCAATGGAGAGAGGAGCGCATTTGTCTGTTAGTTCTCCGTACGTTAGTCATGTTTCTGCTCGGGCATTCCGTCTTCAACCGCTCTCATCACGAGGAACACTAACTGTGGATGGGGAGCTGGTGCCCTATGGGCCTCTGCAGGCACAG GTTCATCCCTCAATGGCCCGTTTGATTGTCGGTGATTCGGGAGTGAAGATTACAAGATTCTGA